One genomic region from Equus caballus isolate H_3958 breed thoroughbred chromosome 4, TB-T2T, whole genome shotgun sequence encodes:
- the CCDC136 gene encoding coiled-coil domain-containing protein 136 isoform X13, whose protein sequence is MEAITSELRSLREEISLLEREKESELKEIEQELHLAQAEIHNLRQAAEDSATEHESDIASLQEDLCRMQNELDDMDRIRGEYEMEIASLRAEMEMKSSDPSNSLSLSDFSEMQEELHQLRERYRFLNDEYRALQESNSSLTGQLADLEMERTRRATERWLESQTLKSMMSSESQTSEMDFLEPDPQTQLLRQQLLGAEEQMHGMQNKCKELCCELQELQHHRRVSEEEQRRLQRELKCAQNEVLRFQTSHVTQNEELKTRLCTLQQKYDASQDEQNELLKVQLQLQTELRQLKVMKSTVIESQSEKELLCRLQKLQLQYQNITCEKEKLQEVQQQLREDLQYYEAEVQRLKDMVASFQESCEKNTEMHTQLQEMKQLYQTSKHELEQQKHMYDQLEQDFLLCQQELKQLKTTQPIPEDKAKCANKCDTVLSRLTELQEKYKASQKEMGQLQMQQCELLENQRRMQEEQGQLQEELHRLTFPLPKSGLFHKSQELLTKLQDLCELQLLYQGMQEEQKKLIQNQESVLKEQLELHQELQLFKDSRFREVLENPEGSKSPKSSKCGHNKSKMIIDQMQALQVLYEASQTEQELLQQEQGRLLEERKRLQADLQLCLEEMQLLQVQSPSIKMSLESYKKSYGSMAPSSENCHKSYGSTIDDSESYHKSYGSTQASDESLLKSYDSSTSTSETCEKSYRTSSSSIDDKRSYGSTSSSDTCHKSYVSSNTDDEPAEPEDVEHFETVVAKVLIRLQGVQAMYQLSQEEHDLLQERMKKLLDKQRELKEELEACEKEFKECMECLEKPVASQNDKNEIKELQSKLRELQLQYQASMDEQGRLLAVQEQLEGQLQCCQEELRQLKEKRSAVTKETKGKNGNKNMNKNANGVKNKKVTKLCSDSPEDSFESRKSLEVVLYYKASHKDLDELAKEEKKEEMEDQKKEEIKGEMKEESWEELVSEQPDPTEIESTEDQEERDEEFQDQKGKEEDNEDEEDDDSGPEASEENNPLSLSESKKNMFGMWKPMVFLAIAAVALYVLPNMRPQETEVCLTE, encoded by the exons ATGGAGGCCATAACCA GTGAGCTGCGGTCTCTACGGGAGGAGATTTCCCTATTAGAGCGTGAGAAGGAAAGTGAACTTAAGGAAATAGAACAGGAGTTGCATTTGGCCCAGGCTGAGATCCACAATCTGCGACAAGCAGCAGAGGATTCTGCAACTGAACATGAGAGCGACATAGCATCCCTGCAGGAGGATCTCTGCCGGATGCAGAATGAACTCGATGACATGGACCGCATTCGGGGAGAGTATGAGATGGAGATCGCCTCCCTCCGTgcagaaatggaaatgaagagCTCTGACCCATCCAATAGTTTAAGTCTCTCAGATTTCTCTGAGATGCAAG AAGAACTGCACCAACTGCGGGAACGCTACCGCTTCCTGAACGACGAGTACCGGGCTCTGCAGGAGAGCAACAGCAGCCTCACAGGGCAGCTTGCAGACCTGGAGATGGAGAG GACACGAAGAGCAACAGAAAGGTGGCTGGAGTCCCAAACACTAAAGAGTATGATGTCGTCAGAGTCTCAGACGTCAGAAATGGATTTTCTAGAGCCTGATCCTCAAACCCAGTTGTTGCGACAGCAGCTTCTGGGAGCTGAAGAGCAGATGCATGGCATGCAGAACAAG TGTAAGGAATTGTGTTGTGAGTTGCAAGAGTTACAGCATCATCGCCGGGTCAGTGAGGAGGAGCAGAGACGGCTGCAGAGGGAGCTGAAGTGTGCACAGAATGAGGTGCTTCGGTTTCAGACTTCCCACGTCACCCAG AATGAGGAGCTGAAGACCAGACTCTGTACCCTGCAGCAAAAGTATGATGCTAGCCAGGATGAGCAGAATGAGCTCTTGAAGGTGCAACTACAACTTCAGACTGAGCTCCGGCAGCTCAAAGTCATGAAATCCACAGTCATAGAAAGCCAAAGTGAGAAG GAGTTACTGTGCCGGCTGCAGAAGCTGCAGCTACAGTACCAGAACATCACATGTGAGAAGGAGAAGCTGCAGGAAGTGCAGCAACAGCTGCGGGAGGACCTGCAGTACTATGAGGCAGAAGTGCAGCGCCTCAAGGACATGGTGGCCTCCTTCCAAGAGAGCTGTGAGAAG AACACAGAGATGCACACCCAGCTTCAGGAGATGAAGCAGCTGTACCAGACCAGCAAGCATGAGCTGGAGCAGCAGAAGCACATGTATGATCAGCTGGAGCAGGACTTCCTGCTCTGCCAGCAGGAGCTGAAGCAGCTCAAGACCACCCAGCCCATCCCAGAGGACAAGGCAAAATGTGCCAATAAG TGTGATACAGTGCTGTCCAGACTGACAGAATTGCAGGAAAAGTACAAGGCCAGCCAGAAGGAGATGGGGCAACTGCAAATGCAGCAGTGTGAGCTCCTGGAGAATCAGAGGAGGatgcaggaggagcagggccaGCTGCAAGAAGAGCTGCACAGGCTCACGTTCCCGCTCCCCAAATCTGGTCTCTTCCATAAG AGTCAGGAGCTGCTTACAAAATTACAAGACTTGTGTGAACTACAGCTGCTCTACCAAGGCATGCAGGAGGAGCAGAAAAAACTGATACAGAATCAAGAAAGTGTATTAAAAGAACAATTAGAGCTGCACCAAGAGCTGCAACTTTTCAAAGATTCTCGTTTCCGGGAAGTGTTGGAGAATCCTGAGGGTTCCAAATCACCTAAGTCCTCAAAATGTGGTCATAACAAG TCCAAGATGATCATCGACCAGATGCAGGCTCTGCAGGTGCTGTATGAGGCCAGTCAGACTGAGCAGGAGCTACTGCAGCAGGAGCAGGGGAGGCTCCTAGAGGAACGGAAGAGGCTGCAGGCCGACTTGCAGCTCTGCCTGGAAGAAATGCAGCTGCTCCAAGTCCAGTCCCCCTCTATAAAAATGAGCCTTGAGTCCTACAAGAAGAGTTATGGTAGCATGGCCCCCAGCAGTGAGAATTGTCACAAGAGTTATGGTAGCACCATTGATGACAGCGAGAGTTATCACAAGAGTTACGGTAGCACCCAGGCCAGCGATGAGAGCCTTCTCAAGAGCTATGACAGTAGCACCAGTACCAGTGAGACCTGTGAGAAGAGTTACcgcaccagcagcagcagcatcgaCGATAAGAGGAGTTATGGCAGCACCAGTAGCTCTGACACCTGTCACAAGAGTTATGTCAGCAGCAACACTGACGATGAGCCTGCTGAGCCTGAAGATGTAGAG CACTTTGAGACTGTCGTTGCTAAGGTGCTGATCAGGCTGCAGGGCGTGCAGGCCATGTACCAGCTCAGCCAGGAGGAGCACGACCTGCTGCAAGAGCGGATGAAAAAGCTGCTGGACAAGCagagagagctgaaggaagagCTGGAGGCCTGTGAAAAAGAATTCAAGGAGTGCATGGAATGTCTGGAGAAGCCTGTTGCCTCCCAAAATGACAAGAATGAG ATCAAAGAACTGCAGAGCAAGCTGCGGGAGCTGCAGCTGCAGTACCAGGCTAGCATGGACGAGCAGGGGCGGCTCCTGGCGGTGCAGGAGCAGTTGGAGGGGCAGCTGCAGTGCTGCCAGGAAGAGCTTCGCCAGCTCAAAGAGAAGAGGTCCGCTGTTACCAAAGAAACCAAGGGGAAGAATGGCAATAAGAACATGAACAAGAATGCCAATGGGGTTAAGAATAAAAAGGTGACCAAGCTATGTTCGGACAGTCCTGAGGACAGCTTTGAGAGCAGAAAG AGTCTGGAGGTGGTGCTCTATTACAAGGCCAGCCACAAAGATTTAGATGAACtagcaaaagaggaaaagaaagaggaaatggaggaccaaaaaaaggaggaaatcaaaGGGGAGATGAAGGAGGAGTCCTGGGAAGAACTAGTTTCTGAGCAACCAGATCCTACAGAGATTGAGTCCACAGAAGatcaggaggagagagatgaagagtTCCAAGACCAGAAGGGCAAGGAAGAAGACAATGAAGATGAGGAAGACGATGACTCTGGCCCTGAAGCTTCAGAGGAAAACAACCCCCTCAGTCTTTCTGAGAGCAAAAAG AACATGTTTGGGATGTGGAAGCCTATGGTGTTCTTGGCTATTGCAGCTGTGGCTCTGTATGTGTTACCCAACATGCGACCGCAGGAGACAGAGGTCTGCCTCACGGAGTGA
- the CCDC136 gene encoding coiled-coil domain-containing protein 136 isoform X17: protein MEAITSELRSLREEISLLEREKESELKEIEQELHLAQAEIHNLRQAAEDSATEHESDIASLQEDLCRMQNELDDMDRIRGEYEMEIASLRAEMEMKSSDPSNSLSLSDFSEMQEELHQLRERYRFLNDEYRALQESNSSLTGQLADLEMERTRRATERWLESQTLKSMMSSESQTSEMDFLEPDPQTQLLRQQLLGAEEQMHGMQNKCKELCCELQELQHHRRVSEEEQRRLQRELKCAQNEVLRFQTSHVTQNEELKTRLCTLQQKYDASQDEQNELLKVQLQLQTELRQLKVMKSTVIESQSEKELLCRLQKLQLQYQNITCEKEKLQEVQQQLREDLQYYEAEVQRLKDMVASFQESCEKCDTVLSRLTELQEKYKASQKEMGQLQMQQCELLENQRRMQEEQGQLQEELHRLTFPLPKSGLFHKSQELLTKLQDLCELQLLYQGMQEEQKKLIQNQESVLKEQLELHQELQLFKDSRFREVLENPEGSKSPKSSKCGHNKSKMIIDQMQALQVLYEASQTEQELLQQEQGRLLEERKRLQADLQLCLEEMQLLQVQSPSIKMSLESYKKSYGSMAPSSENCHKSYGSTIDDSESYHKSYGSTQASDESLLKSYDSSTSTSETCEKSYRTSSSSIDDKRSYGSTSSSDTCHKSYVSSNTDDEPAEPEDVEHFETVVAKVLIRLQGVQAMYQLSQEEHDLLQERMKKLLDKQRELKEELEACEKEFKECMECLEKPVASQNDKNEIKELQSKLRELQLQYQASMDEQGRLLAVQEQLEGQLQCCQEELRQLKEKRSAVTKETKGKNGNKNMNKNANGVKNKKVTKLCSDSPEDSFESRKSLEVVLYYKASHKDLDELAKEEKKEEMEDQKKEEIKGEMKEESWEELVSEQPDPTEIESTEDQEERDEEFQDQKGKEEDNEDEEDDDSGPEASEENNPLSLSESKKNMFGMWKPMVFLAIAAVALYVLPNMRPQETEVCLTE, encoded by the exons ATGGAGGCCATAACCA GTGAGCTGCGGTCTCTACGGGAGGAGATTTCCCTATTAGAGCGTGAGAAGGAAAGTGAACTTAAGGAAATAGAACAGGAGTTGCATTTGGCCCAGGCTGAGATCCACAATCTGCGACAAGCAGCAGAGGATTCTGCAACTGAACATGAGAGCGACATAGCATCCCTGCAGGAGGATCTCTGCCGGATGCAGAATGAACTCGATGACATGGACCGCATTCGGGGAGAGTATGAGATGGAGATCGCCTCCCTCCGTgcagaaatggaaatgaagagCTCTGACCCATCCAATAGTTTAAGTCTCTCAGATTTCTCTGAGATGCAAG AAGAACTGCACCAACTGCGGGAACGCTACCGCTTCCTGAACGACGAGTACCGGGCTCTGCAGGAGAGCAACAGCAGCCTCACAGGGCAGCTTGCAGACCTGGAGATGGAGAG GACACGAAGAGCAACAGAAAGGTGGCTGGAGTCCCAAACACTAAAGAGTATGATGTCGTCAGAGTCTCAGACGTCAGAAATGGATTTTCTAGAGCCTGATCCTCAAACCCAGTTGTTGCGACAGCAGCTTCTGGGAGCTGAAGAGCAGATGCATGGCATGCAGAACAAG TGTAAGGAATTGTGTTGTGAGTTGCAAGAGTTACAGCATCATCGCCGGGTCAGTGAGGAGGAGCAGAGACGGCTGCAGAGGGAGCTGAAGTGTGCACAGAATGAGGTGCTTCGGTTTCAGACTTCCCACGTCACCCAG AATGAGGAGCTGAAGACCAGACTCTGTACCCTGCAGCAAAAGTATGATGCTAGCCAGGATGAGCAGAATGAGCTCTTGAAGGTGCAACTACAACTTCAGACTGAGCTCCGGCAGCTCAAAGTCATGAAATCCACAGTCATAGAAAGCCAAAGTGAGAAG GAGTTACTGTGCCGGCTGCAGAAGCTGCAGCTACAGTACCAGAACATCACATGTGAGAAGGAGAAGCTGCAGGAAGTGCAGCAACAGCTGCGGGAGGACCTGCAGTACTATGAGGCAGAAGTGCAGCGCCTCAAGGACATGGTGGCCTCCTTCCAAGAGAGCTGTGAGAAG TGTGATACAGTGCTGTCCAGACTGACAGAATTGCAGGAAAAGTACAAGGCCAGCCAGAAGGAGATGGGGCAACTGCAAATGCAGCAGTGTGAGCTCCTGGAGAATCAGAGGAGGatgcaggaggagcagggccaGCTGCAAGAAGAGCTGCACAGGCTCACGTTCCCGCTCCCCAAATCTGGTCTCTTCCATAAG AGTCAGGAGCTGCTTACAAAATTACAAGACTTGTGTGAACTACAGCTGCTCTACCAAGGCATGCAGGAGGAGCAGAAAAAACTGATACAGAATCAAGAAAGTGTATTAAAAGAACAATTAGAGCTGCACCAAGAGCTGCAACTTTTCAAAGATTCTCGTTTCCGGGAAGTGTTGGAGAATCCTGAGGGTTCCAAATCACCTAAGTCCTCAAAATGTGGTCATAACAAG TCCAAGATGATCATCGACCAGATGCAGGCTCTGCAGGTGCTGTATGAGGCCAGTCAGACTGAGCAGGAGCTACTGCAGCAGGAGCAGGGGAGGCTCCTAGAGGAACGGAAGAGGCTGCAGGCCGACTTGCAGCTCTGCCTGGAAGAAATGCAGCTGCTCCAAGTCCAGTCCCCCTCTATAAAAATGAGCCTTGAGTCCTACAAGAAGAGTTATGGTAGCATGGCCCCCAGCAGTGAGAATTGTCACAAGAGTTATGGTAGCACCATTGATGACAGCGAGAGTTATCACAAGAGTTACGGTAGCACCCAGGCCAGCGATGAGAGCCTTCTCAAGAGCTATGACAGTAGCACCAGTACCAGTGAGACCTGTGAGAAGAGTTACcgcaccagcagcagcagcatcgaCGATAAGAGGAGTTATGGCAGCACCAGTAGCTCTGACACCTGTCACAAGAGTTATGTCAGCAGCAACACTGACGATGAGCCTGCTGAGCCTGAAGATGTAGAG CACTTTGAGACTGTCGTTGCTAAGGTGCTGATCAGGCTGCAGGGCGTGCAGGCCATGTACCAGCTCAGCCAGGAGGAGCACGACCTGCTGCAAGAGCGGATGAAAAAGCTGCTGGACAAGCagagagagctgaaggaagagCTGGAGGCCTGTGAAAAAGAATTCAAGGAGTGCATGGAATGTCTGGAGAAGCCTGTTGCCTCCCAAAATGACAAGAATGAG ATCAAAGAACTGCAGAGCAAGCTGCGGGAGCTGCAGCTGCAGTACCAGGCTAGCATGGACGAGCAGGGGCGGCTCCTGGCGGTGCAGGAGCAGTTGGAGGGGCAGCTGCAGTGCTGCCAGGAAGAGCTTCGCCAGCTCAAAGAGAAGAGGTCCGCTGTTACCAAAGAAACCAAGGGGAAGAATGGCAATAAGAACATGAACAAGAATGCCAATGGGGTTAAGAATAAAAAGGTGACCAAGCTATGTTCGGACAGTCCTGAGGACAGCTTTGAGAGCAGAAAG AGTCTGGAGGTGGTGCTCTATTACAAGGCCAGCCACAAAGATTTAGATGAACtagcaaaagaggaaaagaaagaggaaatggaggaccaaaaaaaggaggaaatcaaaGGGGAGATGAAGGAGGAGTCCTGGGAAGAACTAGTTTCTGAGCAACCAGATCCTACAGAGATTGAGTCCACAGAAGatcaggaggagagagatgaagagtTCCAAGACCAGAAGGGCAAGGAAGAAGACAATGAAGATGAGGAAGACGATGACTCTGGCCCTGAAGCTTCAGAGGAAAACAACCCCCTCAGTCTTTCTGAGAGCAAAAAG AACATGTTTGGGATGTGGAAGCCTATGGTGTTCTTGGCTATTGCAGCTGTGGCTCTGTATGTGTTACCCAACATGCGACCGCAGGAGACAGAGGTCTGCCTCACGGAGTGA
- the CCDC136 gene encoding coiled-coil domain-containing protein 136 isoform X12 → MEAITRRKSENPSGDAWAWPRGELRSLREEISLLEREKESELKEIEQELHLAQAEIHNLRQAAEDSATEHESDIASLQEDLCRMQNELDDMDRIRGEYEMEIASLRAEMEMKSSDPSNSLSLSDFSEMQEELHQLRERYRFLNDEYRALQESNSSLTGQLADLEMERTRRATERWLESQTLKSMMSSESQTSEMDFLEPDPQTQLLRQQLLGAEEQMHGMQNKCKELCCELQELQHHRRVSEEEQRRLQRELKCAQNEVLRFQTSHVTQNEELKTRLCTLQQKYDASQDEQNELLKVQLQLQTELRQLKVMKSTVIESQSEKELLCRLQKLQLQYQNITCEKEKLQEVQQQLREDLQYYEAEVQRLKDMVASFQESCEKNTEMHTQLQEMKQLYQTSKHELEQQKHMYDQLEQDFLLCQQELKQLKTTQPIPEDKAKCANKCDTVLSRLTELQEKYKASQKEMGQLQMQQCELLENQRRMQEEQGQLQEELHRLTFPLPKSGLFHKSQELLTKLQDLCELQLLYQGMQEEQKKLIQNQESVLKEQLELHQELQLFKDSRFREVLENPEGSKSPKSSKCGHNKSKMIIDQMQALQVLYEASQTEQELLQQEQGRLLEERKRLQADLQLCLEEMQLLQVQSPSIKMSLESYKKSYGSMAPSSENCHKSYGSTIDDSESYHKSYGSTQASDESLLKSYDSSTSTSETCEKSYRTSSSSIDDKRSYGSTSSSDTCHKSYVSSNTDDEPAEPEDVEHFETVVAKVLIRLQGVQAMYQLSQEEHDLLQERMKKLLDKQRELKEELEACEKEFKECMECLEKPVASQNDKNEIKELQSKLRELQLQYQASMDEQGRLLAVQEQLEGQLQCCQEELRQLKEKRSAVTKETKGKNGNKNMNKNANGVKNKKVTKLCSDSPEDSFESRKSLEVVLYYKASHKDLDELAKEEKKEEMEDQKKEEIKGEMKEESWEELVSEQPDPTEIESTEDQEERDEEFQDQKGKEEDNEDEEDDDSGPEASEENNPLSLSESKKNMFGMWKPMVFLAIAAVALYVLPNMRPQETEVCLTE, encoded by the exons ATGGAGGCCATAACCA GAAGGAAGTCAGAGAATCCAAGTGGAGATGCTTGGGCTTGGCCCAGAG GTGAGCTGCGGTCTCTACGGGAGGAGATTTCCCTATTAGAGCGTGAGAAGGAAAGTGAACTTAAGGAAATAGAACAGGAGTTGCATTTGGCCCAGGCTGAGATCCACAATCTGCGACAAGCAGCAGAGGATTCTGCAACTGAACATGAGAGCGACATAGCATCCCTGCAGGAGGATCTCTGCCGGATGCAGAATGAACTCGATGACATGGACCGCATTCGGGGAGAGTATGAGATGGAGATCGCCTCCCTCCGTgcagaaatggaaatgaagagCTCTGACCCATCCAATAGTTTAAGTCTCTCAGATTTCTCTGAGATGCAAG AAGAACTGCACCAACTGCGGGAACGCTACCGCTTCCTGAACGACGAGTACCGGGCTCTGCAGGAGAGCAACAGCAGCCTCACAGGGCAGCTTGCAGACCTGGAGATGGAGAG GACACGAAGAGCAACAGAAAGGTGGCTGGAGTCCCAAACACTAAAGAGTATGATGTCGTCAGAGTCTCAGACGTCAGAAATGGATTTTCTAGAGCCTGATCCTCAAACCCAGTTGTTGCGACAGCAGCTTCTGGGAGCTGAAGAGCAGATGCATGGCATGCAGAACAAG TGTAAGGAATTGTGTTGTGAGTTGCAAGAGTTACAGCATCATCGCCGGGTCAGTGAGGAGGAGCAGAGACGGCTGCAGAGGGAGCTGAAGTGTGCACAGAATGAGGTGCTTCGGTTTCAGACTTCCCACGTCACCCAG AATGAGGAGCTGAAGACCAGACTCTGTACCCTGCAGCAAAAGTATGATGCTAGCCAGGATGAGCAGAATGAGCTCTTGAAGGTGCAACTACAACTTCAGACTGAGCTCCGGCAGCTCAAAGTCATGAAATCCACAGTCATAGAAAGCCAAAGTGAGAAG GAGTTACTGTGCCGGCTGCAGAAGCTGCAGCTACAGTACCAGAACATCACATGTGAGAAGGAGAAGCTGCAGGAAGTGCAGCAACAGCTGCGGGAGGACCTGCAGTACTATGAGGCAGAAGTGCAGCGCCTCAAGGACATGGTGGCCTCCTTCCAAGAGAGCTGTGAGAAG AACACAGAGATGCACACCCAGCTTCAGGAGATGAAGCAGCTGTACCAGACCAGCAAGCATGAGCTGGAGCAGCAGAAGCACATGTATGATCAGCTGGAGCAGGACTTCCTGCTCTGCCAGCAGGAGCTGAAGCAGCTCAAGACCACCCAGCCCATCCCAGAGGACAAGGCAAAATGTGCCAATAAG TGTGATACAGTGCTGTCCAGACTGACAGAATTGCAGGAAAAGTACAAGGCCAGCCAGAAGGAGATGGGGCAACTGCAAATGCAGCAGTGTGAGCTCCTGGAGAATCAGAGGAGGatgcaggaggagcagggccaGCTGCAAGAAGAGCTGCACAGGCTCACGTTCCCGCTCCCCAAATCTGGTCTCTTCCATAAG AGTCAGGAGCTGCTTACAAAATTACAAGACTTGTGTGAACTACAGCTGCTCTACCAAGGCATGCAGGAGGAGCAGAAAAAACTGATACAGAATCAAGAAAGTGTATTAAAAGAACAATTAGAGCTGCACCAAGAGCTGCAACTTTTCAAAGATTCTCGTTTCCGGGAAGTGTTGGAGAATCCTGAGGGTTCCAAATCACCTAAGTCCTCAAAATGTGGTCATAACAAG TCCAAGATGATCATCGACCAGATGCAGGCTCTGCAGGTGCTGTATGAGGCCAGTCAGACTGAGCAGGAGCTACTGCAGCAGGAGCAGGGGAGGCTCCTAGAGGAACGGAAGAGGCTGCAGGCCGACTTGCAGCTCTGCCTGGAAGAAATGCAGCTGCTCCAAGTCCAGTCCCCCTCTATAAAAATGAGCCTTGAGTCCTACAAGAAGAGTTATGGTAGCATGGCCCCCAGCAGTGAGAATTGTCACAAGAGTTATGGTAGCACCATTGATGACAGCGAGAGTTATCACAAGAGTTACGGTAGCACCCAGGCCAGCGATGAGAGCCTTCTCAAGAGCTATGACAGTAGCACCAGTACCAGTGAGACCTGTGAGAAGAGTTACcgcaccagcagcagcagcatcgaCGATAAGAGGAGTTATGGCAGCACCAGTAGCTCTGACACCTGTCACAAGAGTTATGTCAGCAGCAACACTGACGATGAGCCTGCTGAGCCTGAAGATGTAGAG CACTTTGAGACTGTCGTTGCTAAGGTGCTGATCAGGCTGCAGGGCGTGCAGGCCATGTACCAGCTCAGCCAGGAGGAGCACGACCTGCTGCAAGAGCGGATGAAAAAGCTGCTGGACAAGCagagagagctgaaggaagagCTGGAGGCCTGTGAAAAAGAATTCAAGGAGTGCATGGAATGTCTGGAGAAGCCTGTTGCCTCCCAAAATGACAAGAATGAG ATCAAAGAACTGCAGAGCAAGCTGCGGGAGCTGCAGCTGCAGTACCAGGCTAGCATGGACGAGCAGGGGCGGCTCCTGGCGGTGCAGGAGCAGTTGGAGGGGCAGCTGCAGTGCTGCCAGGAAGAGCTTCGCCAGCTCAAAGAGAAGAGGTCCGCTGTTACCAAAGAAACCAAGGGGAAGAATGGCAATAAGAACATGAACAAGAATGCCAATGGGGTTAAGAATAAAAAGGTGACCAAGCTATGTTCGGACAGTCCTGAGGACAGCTTTGAGAGCAGAAAG AGTCTGGAGGTGGTGCTCTATTACAAGGCCAGCCACAAAGATTTAGATGAACtagcaaaagaggaaaagaaagaggaaatggaggaccaaaaaaaggaggaaatcaaaGGGGAGATGAAGGAGGAGTCCTGGGAAGAACTAGTTTCTGAGCAACCAGATCCTACAGAGATTGAGTCCACAGAAGatcaggaggagagagatgaagagtTCCAAGACCAGAAGGGCAAGGAAGAAGACAATGAAGATGAGGAAGACGATGACTCTGGCCCTGAAGCTTCAGAGGAAAACAACCCCCTCAGTCTTTCTGAGAGCAAAAAG AACATGTTTGGGATGTGGAAGCCTATGGTGTTCTTGGCTATTGCAGCTGTGGCTCTGTATGTGTTACCCAACATGCGACCGCAGGAGACAGAGGTCTGCCTCACGGAGTGA